One genomic region from Pogoniulus pusillus isolate bPogPus1 chromosome 40, bPogPus1.pri, whole genome shotgun sequence encodes:
- the FAM187A gene encoding Ig-like V-type domain-containing protein FAM187A, translating to MEMRLPGAALLLCLVDVLHASAAEERGAVLQGTACPAFLMFDNAAYLADMTFELPCSCKPQEVSSVTWYFQEKAGSRRTTVLTDFAGTVIVDSSHIRTGSAVLQRFSIRMFSLIVFRAQVRDSGHYLCGTEEGHFFYGYDVDVQPTEHLRVAFVDRGQHVQDDYTRKLFRLFTAFWDWSRCDRCGVRGEQRRIGLCYLRSGQLHPRYRTAVPNVTSCGSRAVPARFQRPLRLHSPELAIRSCLTPCQKKDAPEEGVQAISNVIAKLGEKPWQPRVPTQFHRQPAGSSLTLGCPGARPEHAVAWDRGSVRLYRSRYLLGVNSSMRVFIDHGDHLHIRRVRLSDRGTYYCWRQGRLAAGFRLSITYPARRRRTVHDPETIYAIKAIGASYVLITIIFIVLQVCCCCWRLCRGLARS from the coding sequence ATGGAGAtgaggctgccaggagctgcccttctgctctgcctggtgGATGTCCTCCACGCCTCTGCCGCTGAGGAGagaggagcagtgctgcagggcacagcctgtCCTGCCTTCCTCATGTTTGACAACGCAGCCTACTTGGCCGACATGACCTtcgagctgccctgcagctgcaagCCGCAGGAGGTCTCCTCTGTCACCTGGTACTTCCAGGAGAAGGCAGGCAGCCGCAGAACCACAGTGCTGACAGACTTCGCCGGCACCGTGATCGTGGACTCCAGCCACATCCGCACGGGCAGCGCCGTGCTGCAGCGCTTCAGCATCCGCATGTTCAGCCTCATCGTCTTCCGAGCGCAGGTGAGGGACTCGGGGCACTACCTGTGTGGCACCGAGGAAGGGCACTTCTTCTACGGCTACGACGTGGACGTGCAGCCCACCGAGCACCTCAGGGTGGCTTTTGTGGACCGAGGCCAGCACGTCCAGGACGACTACACGAGGAAGCTGTTCAGGCTCTTCACCGCCTTCTGGGACTGGAGCAGATGCGACCGCTGCGGGGTGAGGGGCGAGCAGCGGCGCATTGGGCTCTGCTACCTGCGGAGCGGCCAGCTGCACCCCCGCTACCGCACCGCCGTGCCCAACGTCACCTCCTGCGGCTCCAGGGCTGTCCCCGCCCGTTTCCAGCGCCCCCTCCGCCTCCACAGCCCCGAGCTGGCCATCCGAAGCTGCCTGACCCCTTGCCAGAAGAAGGACGCCCCCGAGGAAGGCGTCCAGGCCATTTCCAACGTCATCGCCAAGCTGGGAGAGAAGCCCTGGCAGCCTCGAGTGCCCACCCAGTTCCACAGGCAGCCCGCGGGGAGCAGCCTGACCCTCGGCTGCCCGGGAGCCCGCCCCGAGCACGCCGTGGCCTGGGACAGGGGCTCGGTGCGGCTGTACCGCTCCCGGTACCTGCTGGGCGTCAACAGCAGCATGAGAGTCTTCATCGACCACGGCGACCACCTGCACATCCGGCGGGTGCGGCTCAGCGACAGGGGCACCTACTACTGCTGGCGGCAGGGGCGGCTGGCGGCAGGCTTCAGGCTCAGCATCACCTACCCAGCGCGGCGCCGGCGCACGGTCCACGACCCCGAGACCATCTACGCCATCAAAGCCATCGGCGCCAGCTACGTCCTCATCACCATCATCTTCATCGTCCTgcaagtctgctgctgctgctggcggcTCTGCAGGGGCCTTGCCAGGTCGTAG
- the LOC135191866 gene encoding kinesin-like protein KIF18B, producing the protein MALVPPPGEGTVAVVVRVRPPAAGERAAQQPLLRVVDRNTLVFDPEGLGGASGPALPARGTKHPRKQQKFVFDRVFGEQARQEEVFQHTTRDMLGSVLDGYNCSVFAYGATGAGKTFTMLGSEQSPGIIYLTMVELYKRLEAMKEERSYEVLVSYLEVYNEQIHDLLEPKGPLSIREEPGRGAVVQGLSFHQPSSAEQLLQMLLSGNRNRTQHPTDANACSSRSHAVFQVCVKQQDCAAGLGGAVRVAKLSLVDLAGSERASVAKTRGERLREGASINRSLLALINVLTALAGGRGRSGHVPYRDSKLTRLLKDCLGGNCRTLMLAALSPSPLASEDTYSTLKYASQAKAIRVSLKSNLLSVDCHVCGYTELCEQLRAEVAELRAKLRAYEDAARGSQSQVPVLLPAHSSGPSELPRAVAPAVSCPPQLQSLHEDGSFLAPEVASEEVQPQAQQEAAPRQEQVPAASTAAELSGASPAQRSQQGCDGQEPAESSVAVPGAPVISSPLPGWQHLAPLTSATLLALSPIKKRERSPEMPTSSQLASPCSLSPRVKRQRRCGQQAEAARAGQSLDSLCLPAAAPAPPGSLPASSCSSSLCPVTVTQSRVPLSQLAAQNGCALPQPSGSALDVTYEVCKTSDWACTTKASSVPKLPLVSRASALKQKAVERTICPTLGGHQSSIPQLRRGRQRAAKSCMPATEHPSGPLSRHRSKRTPRKCPALGSCTPASTPHPVKLLL; encoded by the exons atggcGCTGGTGCCTCCCCCCGGGGAGGGCACCGTGGCCGTCGTGGTGCGAGTGCGACCCCCTGCAGCCGGCGAGAGAGCCGCGCAGCAGCCGCTGCTGAGAGTCGTCGACCGCAACACCCTCGTGTTCGACCCCGAGGGGCTGGGTGGTGCCTCCGGCCCTGCGCTGCCTGCCCGCGGCACCAAGCACCCGAGGAAACAGCAGAAGTTCGTCTTCGACCGCGTGTTTGGGGAGCAGGCgaggcaggaggaggtgttccagcacACCACCCGCGACATGCTCGGCAGCGTCCTCGACGGCTACAACTGCTCCG TGTTTGCCTATGGTGCCACGGGAGCAGGGAAGACCTTCACCATGCTGGGCTcggagcagagccctggcatcATCTACCTCACCATGGTGGAGCTGTACAAGAGGCTTGAGGCcatgaaggaggagaggagctaTGAGGTCCTGGTCTCCTACCTGGAG gtctACAACGAGCAGATCCATGACCTGCTGGAGCCCAAGGGCCCTCTGAGCATCCGggaggagcctggcaggggagctgtggtCCAGGGCCTGTCCTTCcaccag cccagctcggcagagcagctgctgcagatgctgctgagcGGCAACAGGAACCGGACGCAGCATCCCACGGATGCCAACGCCTGCTCCTCCCGCTCCCACGCTGTCTTCCAG gtgTGCGTGAAGCAGCAGGACTGTGCCGCTGGGCTCGGTGGGGCCGTGCGAGTGGCCAAGCTGAGCTTGGTGGACCTGGCGGGCTCGGAGCGAGCTTCGGTGGCCAAGACGAGGGGCGAGCGGCTGCGGGAGGGGGCCAGCATCAACCGCTCGCTGCTGGCCCTGATCAACGTCCTGACGGCGCTGGCGGGCGGCAGG ggcaggagcgGGCACGTCCCGTACCGGGACAGCAAGCTGACGCGCCTGCTGAAGGACTGCCTGGGCGGCAACTGCCGCACCCTCATGCTGGCTGCGCTCAGCCCCTCGCCGCTGGCCTCCGAGGACACCTACAGCACGCTCAAGTATGCCAGCCAGGCCAAGGCCATCAGGGTCTCG CTGAAGAGCAACCTGCTGAGCGTGGACTGCCACGTGTGCGGCTACACGGAGCTGTGCGAGCAGCTGAGAGCCgag GTGGCAGAGCTGCGGGCCAAGCTCCGTGCCTACGAGGATGCTGCCCGGGGGTCCCAGAGCcaggtgccagtgctgctgcctgcccactctTCTGGCCCCTCGGAGCTGcccag ggctgtaGCTCCTGCCGTGagctgccccccacagctgcagTCCCTGCACGAGGATGGCAGCTTCCTGGCTCCCGAAGTGGCCTCCGAGGAAGTGCAGCCCCAGgcccagcaggaggctgctccaaggcaggagcaggtcccagctgcaagcacagctgcagagctgagcggggccagcccagcccagaggagccagcagggctgtgatGGGCAGGAGCCAG ctgagagctctgtggctgtgcctggtgccCCTGTGATCAGCTCTCCCCTGCCCGGCTGGCAGCACCTGGCTCCGCTCACCAGTGCCACGCTGCTGGCCCTCAGCCCCATTAAGAAGAGGGAGAGGTCCCCTGAGATGCCAACTTCTTCCCAGCTggcatctccctgcagcctctccccacgGGTGAAACGGCAGCgcaggtgtgggcagcaagcagaggctgccagggcagggcagagcctggacagcctctgcctgccagctgcagccccagcaccccctggctccctgccagcctcgtcctgcagctccagcctgtgcccagtgacagTCACCCAGAGCCGTGTGCCCCtgtcccagctggcagctcagaatggctgtgctctgccccagccctctggcAGTGCTCTGGATGTCACCTATGAGGTCTGCAA GACCTCAGACTGGGCATGTACCACCAAGGCATCATCTGTGCCCAAGCTCCCCTTGGTCTCCAGAGCATCTGCCctgaagcagaaggcagtggagag AACCATTTGCCCCACCCTGGGTGGTCATCAGAGCAGCATCCCCCAGCTGCggaggggcaggcagagagctgccaaGTCCTGCATGCCAg CCACAGAGCATCCTTCAGGGCCTCTGAGCAGGCATCGCAGCAAGAGGACCCCCAGAAagtgcccagcccttggcagctgCACCCCTGCCTCCACCCCTCATCCAGTGAAGCTCTTACTGTGA
- the C1QL1 gene encoding C1q-related factor: MVLVLVVLIPVLVSSAGTDGRYEMLGTCRMVCEPYGPAAAPPQQPAERGPLPPPSTLVQGPQGKPGRPGKPGPPGPPGEPGPPGPAGARGEAGRPGPPGLPGPGATGAVSAATYSTVPRVAFYAGLKNPHEGYEVLKFDDVVTNLGNSYDAASGKFTCAIPGTYFFTYHVLMRGGDGTSMWADLCKNGQVRASAIAQDADQNYDYASNSVILHLDAGDEVFIKLDGGKAHGGNNNKYSTFSGFIIYSD; the protein is encoded by the exons atggtgctggtgctggtggtgctcaTCCCGGTGCTGGTGAGCTCCGCCGGTACCGACGGCCGGTACGAGATGCTGGGGACCTGCCGGATGGTCTGCGAGCCCTacggccccgccgccgctcccCCGCAACAGCCGGCCGAACGCGGCCCCCTCCCACCGCCCTCCACTCTGGTGCAAGGTCCCCAAGGCAAACCGGGGCGACCGGGGAAACCGGGACCACCGGGACCACCTGGAGAACCGGGACCTCCAGGTCCGGCGGGAGCACGGGGTGAAGCGGGACGACCGGGACCTCCAGGACTACCGGGACCAGGGGCTACGGGCGCAGTGAGCGCGGCTACCTACAGCACCGTGCCGCGGGTCGCCTTCTACGCCGGCCTCAAGAACCCCCACGAGGGCTACGAGGTCCTCAAGTTCGACGACGTTgtcaccaacctgggcaacaGCTACGATGCTGCCTCCGGCAAGTTCACCTGCGCCATCCCTGGCACCTACTTCTTCACCTACCACGTCCTCATGCGCGGCGGCGACGGCACCAGCATGTGGGCCGACCTCTGCAAGAACGGGCAG GTCCGGGCCAGCGCCATCGCGCAGGACGCCGACCAGAACTACGACTACGCCAGCAACAGCGTCATCCTGCACCTGGACGCGGGGGACGAGGTCTTCATCAAGCTAGACGGGGGCAAAGCCCACGGCGGCAACAACAACAAGTACAGCACCTTCTCCGGCTTCATCATCTACTCGGACTGA
- the LOC135191803 gene encoding 116 kDa U5 small nuclear ribonucleoprotein component-like, with the protein MDTDLCHEFGNYLGLELDSDDDDDELGRESKDLDELEDDEDDEDMGEHDEDHAGMEVVLHEDKKYYPTAEEVYGPEVETIVQEEDTQPLTEPIIKPVKTKKFSLMEQTLPVTVYEMDFLADLMDNSELIRNVTLCGHLHHGKTCFVDCLVEQTHPEIRKRYDQDGGYHCQRHHRTPARRRGGSSDWQLSALAAAWTAHARCGHGAALAPWSRCPPGVEGPAPRRQGSWARGTALGAGTAPLQSTALPPEHSTALLQSTALPPETTLITILVAILTPAATLVPVTMATQVLAVTWTPIPGAI; encoded by the exons aTGGACACAGACCTGTGCCATGAGTTTGGGAACTACCTCGGGCTGGAGCTGGACTCCGATGATGACGACGatgagctggggagagagtcGAAAGATCTGGATGAG ctggaggatgatgaggatgatgaggataTGGGGGAGCACGATGAGGACCACGCTGGGATGGAGGTGGTGCTGCACGAGGACAAGAAATACTACCCCACTGCTGAGGAGGTCTACGGGCCCGAGGTGGAGACCATcgtgcaggaggaggacactCAGCCTCTGACGG AGCCTATCATCAAACCTGTCAAGACCAAGAAGTTCTCTCTGATGGAGCAGACGCTGCCAGTCACTGTCTATGAGATGGA CTTCCTGGCAGACCTGATGGACAACTCGGAGCTGATCCGGAACGTGACCCTGTGCGGGCACCTGCACCACGGCAAG ACCTGCTTTGTGGACTGCCTGGTGGAGCAAACCCACCCAGAGATCCGGAAGCGCTACGACCAGGAC GGTGGGTACCACTGCCAGAGGCACCACAGGACCCCTGCACGTCgaagaggaggaagctctgatTGGCAGCTGTCAGCACTGGCTGCTGCGTGGACAGCTCATGCTCGCTGCGGGCACGGGGCTGCACTGGCACCCTGGTCACGGTGCCCTCCTGGGGTGGAGGGACCAGCACCACGGCGACAGGGGAGCTGGGCTAGAGGCACAGCACTGGGTGCAGGCACAGCACCGcttcagagcacagcactgcctccagagcacagcacagcactgctgcagagcacagcactgcctccaga GACAACCCTGATCACCATCCTGGTGGCCATCCTCacccctgctgccaccctggtCCCCGTTACAATGGCCACTCAGGTCCTGGCAGTCACCTGGACACCCATCCCAGGGGCAATTTAG